The genomic stretch ctttCTCCAGGAACTGTACGACACAGTGTGACAGCTGAGCATGAAACAAAGCAGTATGCATAGGAATAAGGACCTTCATTAGAAACTGCTTGTGTTCTGCTTTCAGTGGCGATGCCCAGCCACTTATGATACTTCCTAAGATCTCAAGGAGTTCAGCCACAGCGTTGAAACGTTCTGTTCCATATATTAACCTGGGGAAAATGTTGTTAACTTGCTTTCTGATGAACGCTCTCAGCCCAAGAAACTTCCCATATATATGATGTGGAACCGTCTTCAggaagtctctttctctctggttttcACTACCAAAAGGCTCCAGGAACTGTTGTACAAACTTCTGGTGAATGTATCGATTTGCAATGCTGGGCTGGAAATCAAGACTCTCCGTGAATCTCAAGAAGAATTCATACACCAACTGTATGTGAGGCCAAGAGGCCTCAAGAGTGGACTCGTCGTCTTCTGTATCAAAATCTGGATTATCATTTGATACGGGGGATGTGAGCACTGATCATCTTTACTATAGCAGAGTACGCTGATTCAACAATTACACCACTACTAGTTGAAACACACTCAACCAGTTGATTCAGTGTTGCTCTTTTAATTTCTTCGCTCTTCAAGTCTGAAACAGTCACTGAAATCAAACAGTACACAGCACCGCTGTAGCTTCTGACCGAAAGGCTCTTGTTCTTTTGAAGTGGCATTTTGAGCTGGGGCAGGGGTGCAGCTCTGCCTGGCTACCCTGACTGGGAACTGCGACCAGCCCTGCGAGCACTTCTGCCTCTGCGCCTTGGGCTCGCGAGCACCGATTCCCGGGGGAAGTCGTTCACTTTCTCCGAGGCCGAGATGGCAACCGGCGCGGGCAGAGACCGCAACGACATCTTTGCGACCCCGGCGGCGCCCGGCGCCTCCCGCCGCGGCTGGTCCGGGAAATCGGAGAGGGACTGGCGAGGCGAGGCTGCACCCCTGCGCCCCGGGCCCCGACCGCGCCGCCCCCGCGCTCCGCGAGCTGCTTCTCCCTCCCCCGACAGCATCTCACGGCCGCATCCCCGCCTTCCGGGGCTGGCAGAGGGGAGGCTGGGGCCGCTCAAGTCGCTGACCCTGGCGCCtagggcgggcgggcgggcggaggGAGCCCGAAGTTTGGACGGCTGGGACGAGGGAGTGCGGCTGCGGTCCCCTGGGCGCGCCTCACGTTCCCTGAGCGCAGAGCCCCGGAGTCGTCACAGCGGTCTCTGCCGCGCTGTCCTCAGGGCCGGGAGCCTCCTTCCGGGGCGCTCCCATCGCGGGGCCTAGCGAGCCGCCGCCGACCACTCGCGCCCGGATCCTTGCAGCGTCGCCCTCGCTCTCCCCCGCACGCCCACCGACCGCCCACGGAGCAGCCTGGCCGGCGACTGCTACAACTTCAGAGGGTGGATGCTCCCGACGACGGGAGAGCTGGGCTGGTGTGGTGTTTCTTGGTCATTCCCATGTCCCACACTCCTGTGCGATTTCAAAATGACAGTGACAAGATGCATTTCACAAGTATTTATTCAACATTTTGGGGGTGCTTAGGGATCCAGACTTTAGGAACTAATTCAATTCAGTAATTGCCTCTTTCCTTGGGGTCTGCACGGCTGGGAACATGAAGAGAAAACTCAGTATTTACTAGGCAGGCCAACAGGTCGGAAGTGGTTGGGGTCTCTACCACTCCGGCCCCATATGTTGGCAAACTGGTCAAAGCTTGAGTCTGCTGCTCCACGTCCCGTGAACCTCTGAATGCCCTCTCTGGCGTCACTGCATCAAGACAGACAAGAAGATCCATACAAGCTGATGACAATAGCTCCACACTCTGGACTCCAAGAGATAGCTGTACTAGAAGCCCGGGAACaccagagaaggagaggatggtaCTGATCCTGCCTGAGTAAGCACCTACTCAGCCCAGGATTCCACCCTCATGCTGGACGAGCAGCACcaagggagagagggtggggtTCATATATCACTGCCAACCGTTCCCAGTACTCtacacagagaagaggaaggataACAGGCAGTGTGCACAGGATGCAGAGGAGAGCCCCTCCTCAATGTCCAAAGCAGTCAAGCTCTGCTCACTGAGACCTCCGTTACCTGATCACTTTAGCAGCCCAGGCTCCTCCTGGTCCCCTTTGGGCAGCATCATAGTTCCCTCTAGCATGGAAGTATTTGTCTGCGTCTTTCCAGTTGGCCTCTCTCATGTCAGAGTAAGCTCACCACACGTCTCTAGTtcctggagagggaagagaatggCAAGGAAGATTGTGTTTAGGCAAAGCAGGGTGAAAACTACTGTCCAACTCATCCCAATGACTTCAGCCTTTCACAAGCCCAGAGCACTATGGCTTGACATGAATAGTTCTTACTTCCCCATGTCTGTGAGGAAGCATATTTGGAGCGAGTTTTATTCTGAGGGATTCCTGTCTTAGCTCTGCTGTTACTGATCTTTGGCTGCTCAAGAAAGCATATAGGGGAGAGATGATCTCTAGGGGGTGTTTCACCATACGATAATGAAGCCCTCTCTGAAATGATCCAGGGAAACTTCTATATATGGTGTGAGCACATGAggcctcttctcttcttcatctctcctctctcctttctccattcctttcctttctttatgttCTCTTCCTTTAGAGACAGCATGCATCTCTATATGACCCTGGATGACCTGAAAcccacaatccttctgcctcagcctcccaaatgctacaATCACCACTGCAGCCACAGCTCTCTCCCAGCACAGGCAGCAGGAGAACCTGCTCTCCAGGCAGAGTGAGTGCAGTTCTGCTGTGAGTCCACGGATGCCCAGGATCTCCTGTGGCCTGAGCAGTTCCCAGCACTCCATCAGCAGGAGACAGCAGGGCGATCTCTGACAGACTGAAACAAGCTGGGTCACCAGAAACTCCAGGTGGCAAAGGACACCTAGGCTTAAAACTTCTACATCCTCTCCAAGAACAGGGAAGAGTATTAGCCACCTTGGTGGTTACATAGAAAAACCGAGAAAATGCACGTGGGGTGTTCATGGAAGATACTCCATCTAGTATCGTCTTCTcacttccctgctccccaagAAGGTGCCACAAAGAGCAAAAGGTCTAAAGCAAGGACAGGAGTGGTGAGCTGCGCAGTGAAGGAATCAGATCCAGCTGACATTAAATGGGGAACATCTTCGTAAGTAACAAGTTAAGGAAAAAGGGCAAGGCCAATATCTAGGTTGATTTAACTTTTATTGTGCTGTGGCTGGTGGGATGTCTTTCACTTGGTGATAGTTCCCTGCCCGTGTCTCGGCCCCAGCAGACCTGTATCCAGGTAAATAAGTCATGGTCTCCTGCCGGTGGTGGAGGATCTGAAGCTTCCTTTAAAGGCAGCTGCCTTCCCCAACCCATGACCTGCCGCTCTCAGGTAAAGAGTGAGTGTGTGCTCATGAAGTCCTCACTCTGTTCTGGGAGCTGTCTAGTGGACTCTGAGAAGCTGGCCAACCTGGGATAACGTCtgctctttgttgttttttttttaaaaaatatttgtttatttattatgtatacagtattctgtctgtgtgtatgcctgcagttcagaagagggcactagaccccattatagatggttgtgagccaccatgtggttgctgggaattgaactcaggacgtttggaagagcaggcaatgctcttaacctctgagctgtctctccagccccctccttgttgggtttttgttagTTTATGTCTGCTTTTGGCCTCAGTTTTCTTAAAAGATAGATGGGGCTCTTACACCACaaggttaaattaaaattttaatttttaaatgccttttcATTTGTGAAGAGTTCAGTTAGCCTTCGCTGCTGTTACTGTGTCTGGGGACTCTActggttctcctcttcctccccaggaaCACTGTACACTTGGGATGTTCTTCATTTCAAGCCACCAGACAGAGGTGAGCTGTTCATCACCTT from Arvicola amphibius chromosome 12, mArvAmp1.2, whole genome shotgun sequence encodes the following:
- the LOC119802850 gene encoding LOW QUALITY PROTEIN: serum amyloid A-3 protein-like (The sequence of the model RefSeq protein was modified relative to this genomic sequence to represent the inferred CDS: substituted 1 base at 1 genomic stop codon) yields the protein MQDQTGDFLTSQRTVYIGSPGHISSASNTSGSPEVSAGTDSPSRMKPSIAIVLCLLVLGVDSQRWLEFIKEAGQGTRDVWXAYSDMREANWKDADKYFHARGNYDAAQRGPGGAWAAKVISDAREGIQRFTGRGAADSSFDQFANIWGRSGRDPNHFRPVGLPSKY